The Corythoichthys intestinalis isolate RoL2023-P3 chromosome 2, ASM3026506v1, whole genome shotgun sequence DNA segment CTCTGCATGTAGCAAGCGGTGTTGTGCTTGTATGCGTGAGAAAAAGGGAGAGGGCTTACCAAGAGAACTTGGGAAAGTTGTGCTCCGCCATAACTTCAGGAAAAAGTGGCGTCGGTGACATCATCATATTTGCAATCCAGTCAAGGAAAACGGCCAAGTGACTTTGTCACTTCACCCAAGAAAAAAATCCCGTAAAATGTCGCGATAATAGACGACGTGAAGGTCACAGGCTGGTTGCTTCAATAGCTATGATAAGTTTGATCACCCCCCGTTTGTACGGGTTTAAGGCGGTCCcagcttttttggaaaaaaaaaacgacacgaagatttgttttctttggtCGATCTCGGCTGTTTATATTTAAAATCTTGCTTTCGATTGACAATCGATAtcttcaatgcaatgtaaaagtGTGACTGGCGGTGTCGTGCGTCCCTCTGACGACAGCGATTGAAACAAGATCCTGCAATTAAAACGAGAGACTAGCATCAGTCCCACTGCTCTAAAGCCCTCCCACGCCACCCATGATGTTTTGCCCCTTGAGACGATAGAAATACACAACTTAATCATACTGTCATAATAGAACTAAAGATTATGAGGAATTGCGTACCAGGCCGGAGAAGTCGCTGTTTATTTCCAAGTGATTGCATACTACAATAAATTATAATCCGTTTCAATAATACTGtatagtttattttaaaaatcaacaaGGATCAACCCACTACCGGTTTGGATGACTAGGATACCCTTAATAACGTAAGTGCGCCTTCATCTGGATGTTTTAGGGTAGTGCAACCACTATGTGTTAACTAATTATgtgtaattttaatttttagagGGTAATTGTGacctaaccctttcagggacagtggtattCAAAAATTGACGCTTAAGacctgtaacgcgtggtaggtaggatacgtgcataaaagtaccaaaaaggggagaacctTCCACTtacgcacatttattcacaaaaaataataattccaccttgaccactcgtcactcgggagctcagcggtacgCACACACGCGTTCCCAGGCGAACTCCAAGtctccaacataaaagtaaaCAGTAACAAAAGAAGAACATATTCAATATAAATAAAGCAGCGCCACCGCGTGGTAGATGTCGGGAGTAACACCATTTAAGTAGGTGACTGTTACAGACCTTTATCCATTAAGAGGCCAAGTGACTATCATTAACAAAACTTAAATattatctagggctgtcaaacgattaaaaaatttaatcgaattaatcacagcctaaaaattaattaatcgtaattaattgcaattgaatccatctctaaaatattccatatttttctgtaaattattgttggaatggaaagataagacacaagacggatatacacattcaaccagtgttgttaatcttactgaaaaaaagtaattaattatagttacaaattacttctcccaaaaagtaattgcgttagtaactcaattacctgaatgtaagagtaattagttacttggcaaagtaattggtgattattacttttttttttttcctcaaaaaaaaaaacattggccacactatgtgaagttttttgtgaaggtttttggtacaattggcctgagcccaattctttaccctaatttaccctttaccctgaatcaactgttaaaagttgttaaaattgctcccattattgcattagttcccttctctctactttcgacatatgaaagttttaaaactgtttcatcatttaaagatagattcaagtcaagattttgccgatttagaagtattttagataaaaagttacttaggttcgcttggaaggttctctacaacagagccgtcctaaaaagtctactgctttaagatggcggctgtctactaatgcatttagtgccatgtctgtcattttgcatctagttatatctatatacagtacatgtgatatctaccatgtctaccatatctaccataacatgcgggcgtagtttgtaggctatcggctacaacatgtattattggagctacctagcatcgcgtttgctcggcatcACAACTTTcttcctcctccccactcctgctctgctctgtcgtctcgatgagtccgtctccctcagacttttcgaccaatatagtaacgcatagtaacgcatgcctttccgtcctcagtaacggtaatggcgttgccaagatgagaaaagtaattaattagattacccactactgaaaaaaataacgccgttagtaacgccgttatattgtaacgccgttattaacaacactgcattcaacatactgtacataagtactgtatttgtttataaaacaataaatccacaagatggcattaccattattaacactctttctgttaaagcaggcatgtccaaagtccggcccgggggccaaatgcggcccgttgtcaaatttcatccggcccccagcctctgtcataaaatcaataacgtctggcctgcacGCATACTTAAtacattggtcagcagtactgctaccagcatatgaagttgctaacacactaaatgctgctcctcatttacccactaaaaggcagcagcactctaagcaacattactccgtttgaccctttactcccaattttctaaaatggtgacaataatggtgacaatcaacaaaaaataaagaaagttgactgcgacggcagacgcttcaaggataagtagaaattggactatttcttcactaaaatacgcaacaactgtgtctgcctcattcgcaaagagacagtcgctgtttttaaagagttcaatgtgaggcgatattaccaaacaagacaggctgacatgtacgacaatattacagggaagatacgtagcgagaaattgaagcaacttgaaggtagtttaatttcacagcagcagtattttgcaacagcccgagagtcgaaagagaaagccacaaaggctagttgcgagattgttgaaattattaatttaaaaaaataataaagcaaatgtgacacacagaatggcttgctaaaatttgcttaaatatattgttctacgtaaaggacatcagccaaggttggcctcccacatttttaccacaccaaatctggccccctttgcaaaaagtttggacacccctatgttaaaggatccacagatagaaagacttgtaggtcttaaaagataaatgttagtacaagtaatagtaattttatattaaaacccctcttaatgttttcgtttgaataaaatttgtaaaattttcaatcaaaaaatccctgccgttcttccacagtgtctttaactacgtagggtagtgattgaaatacaccacaaagtgtcaatggcgagttttaaattacttagaaatcaagccaacgagtgtgttttgtccctcgactggcgCCGTAGTTCCGTttccattgtacttcacggtcatttgcatgttggcttcacaacgttcgagacctctgatagtttgtatattgtgactaaaaattgccatccagtgtatttgttgagctaaatgaaatgtttgaaaagagtttgaccaaagtctgagtaagttttatgttgattttgcatagctattttgattgggaatgaacattattttttttgagagatagaaatattatttttgttgtgctttcactaaatgatacttctgtttgttgtgaaggagttgccgaagcttacgccaataaacggcgcggtccaatgaacgcctttgtccactcgcctttctctgcctcttagctctcaatgtataaaaaacagcgtcattgtaatctgttttaggcaatgcatgagcgggtcattccacgcatgcattaaatgcatcaaatattttaatatgattaatataaaaaattaattgccgcccgttaatgcgataaatttgacagcactagtattAACTCTTATTattatgttctttttttacttgagtacaaatatgaagtggtactttttacttcactacattttccaGCACGTATGtgtcccagatagcagaccggcattgaataaacgttgattttccatcgaaatcatcagtatggttgacatcgaaattttcgacaacaagtgacgttgaaacaacgttgtcgacctatggtatgtcaggcgatggttgggttaacatcgttttatagttgatgaactaatgttgacaaatagttgatttatgattgaccgggaatTATGATTGAAAAGGCATTGAATTATAGATGAGCAAGTGTTTTGGTCGAAAacttaacattgattcagcattGTTCCAATATTGTTAATATTCGAAATTACGttcaggttttgtaaggatttcaatgttgaaacaacattaattgagggtgcaaaagtgacattgattcaacgatataaggtcaacagcggaatgttgatccaacatcttttcaacgtcggtctgctatctggggtacttcttactccactacttttccaaTTGTTGCTtgcgttacacgttacttttgtttgtttgtttttctctcatTGTAAATTGATAGTTTCATTTTCACGTCTCCGGAGCAATAGATAAGCCCGGTGTAACTATAccgtaattgagcactagaggcagcaacacaagtataagcaagattaggcaggtgaacaagatattgaccaaacaGTGAGAGCAGCGTGCCTTCAAATGGATGCTGCACACTCTAGTACAGTAGGTgagggtatgcacctgatatatgccattaagctaagttttggagttttttgagcttgttactGTTCAGTTTACAGTGAAGTCAATTTTATTACTTGTTTGTCACATTTTAGCatcaggagaaaatacttttattatttacttgtaaattttaaagcaaatactttttttacttttaattgagtattttttttcttagatacttaagtattttttgcccgtgtatctgtacttttacttaagtaaaaaaaaaaaaaaaaagtactccaTCCACCACcgtcatttttaaattaataatcatCATTGTGTTTTTAAATGATTTCTGAATTAATAAAATGTGAAAAGAAATATttagatgaatatatacagaaaTACCGGTAGCACCCAAGTATCACTCTAAaatagattttttcccccatagtatttaactcattgaatgTCATCTTCgattcacccctcccagtcaaaatggattggacgtcccgcgccatcaatggcaaccaatgagttgagTGTCCTGCAAgggtaaaaaaatatgtattttttaaaatgaaaatgaatgaagtgAGAAATGaatggattaaaaaataaaataaaataaatacaatcatCTCGTCATAATATTGCCTCTACAATATTATGaggatattttaaaaaatgactttgggCTTGGAGAGTGCGGTCATTTGCTAATAATCACTCCAAAtgcaaatggattagatgtctattgccatcaatggcagccaatgaactaACGCCTTCAATGACTGGGATCTGAACTGctgttattatgaatttatttgttaatgtttgtatatGTCAtttatacataaataaataaataaatagataaatcaataaatttatacatatataaatgatatatcgCTCATAGGGGCCCGCCTCTGGAATGCTCTTGACCCCGCACTGACCAACACAGGGTCCCTAGCAGCCATTAAAAGAACAAATAAGGACATTATTCTAAGTCGCTATCGAGACTAACCTCCAGTATGGAAAAAACAACAGCACAAGAGTCAAATTAGGGCGTTCTGCCAGACACACAGACACCACATAGTGTTCCCATAACAAAAAGTGGAGGAATTTCAGTGACTAAAGATAAGGTGGTCATAACATGAACTAAAGATCAGCTCTGTCGCAAAGACAGAACATTCCATCTGCTGACATACGCGAATGCTGTCGAGTCCTGATTAAATCTGTAGCAAATTTTGTATAATGGAACGGCTTAACTGGTCACTAAGTACTTTGGAcagaatttgtaaaaaaaaaaataaaataaaaataaaatactataCTTGTACCACaatgtgaaatgcccactatatCATGCAATGATGTGCGTCCTTTGGCTTAATGGGGATGGGATTTAATAAGCCAAGGCTTCTCTTGTCAGCCCTAGTCTTTTCTTCGGGATTCTTCGAGTTAATCTTATTACAATgctatcttgtaactgtcaatgataccgatgatgatgacaattaaCAATTTCCAACATTTGTTCTTGTTCTGGGCAGATTCACGGAACAATTAGGAATGCCAATTAataataaacacaaatagtagaaTGAATACTATATTGAAATAGGTAAAGATTATTACGTGCATATTTTCAAAGGTCATAAAGCAATCAAAAACCTGTGTGCGCATTCGCCATGTGATCACTATTTCTGAAGTGTTTCGTTCTGATTAATCAGAGCAGACCTTCCCTATAATTGTTGGATGACTGATCAAGCTTTTTCCATACTGAAGTTTGATGTCAACGATATCCCAGTCCGTATTGGCCCAATTCAGTATGGATTGGATTTTACAGTCGCTCCTTTGAAATGTTTTAAGGTATGCCATCATGTGTGTACTTattaatgctgcaacgattaatcgattaacgcgagtattcgattagaaaaaaatattttaattaaatttcgttgcttcgagtattcgtttaagtggcgtttttaatggtttattttgaaagttttgcatttagttttattgattagggtggatacaatgctctctgctctgcctcttttcacatggctgaatccaactgctccctgttaagaccaagataagctaagtttttgtttgagctaatgttttttaatgcattcataatttagttcataggtatatttagccgttttttttttttttttttgtgggaatatgtgtctgaactatttgttaagagcattgtaaaaaaaaaaaaaaaaaactttagcattttatagaatttaagatagctgactttttctttgtaagttagccaattgttcttttgttgtacatagatcctcattttaaaaaaacaaatctataccatttgaggctcagctcaggtattttaatttttcatgttccttatccgattattcgaactaactagtccatcgattaatcgactactaaaatattcgatagctgcagccctagtaattaTACAACAGTGAAGTCCAGTTTTTGCTCAAAGGGAACATGAACATCATTTGCATATGAGTTTCTAAAACATACAACGCATGCTATTATTAAGTCGATTACAATACATGGTTTAACTACTGTACAAATACAGCCCATTTCAATTAATAAAGGTCTTCTATGGACGTTGATTGCATGATTCATGGAGAAGATTGCATCTTCCTCTCTTTTTATTGATTATGACTGAACAATCAGATTTATTAACTGGCATATTTGCAGGGacttattttgaattattttgaatgttGTTCCAAAATTTTCAGGGTATTTGGAAAGATAAGTAATATTTACATAATCACAAACGCCTTAAAAATTCTGCTGAGGGGTACACTTTGTAACTAACTAAAAAACTTTATGGTGAACTTCCTTTGCCTTTGGTAAAATTGGAAATTTAAAGAATTTGGATCTCATAATTTCAACATCTTTCTTACaaagaaaatgcaaaatttaaGTTCTGTTTGACGAAAATGGGTACATttccagtggcgccaccagggggtggccaggggttagggttagggttagggttggccaccccacttgccagtatatcgttagattgttgtagcatcagttatgcatttcatcccaaatgaatgcatttattttgttttgttaaatgtggggctgtcaaatttatcacgttaacgggcggtaatgaatttttaaaaattaatcacgtgacattatcgcaattaacgcattcgcggtacgactcattcacgcattgccgcaaacagccgacaatggcgccgttttacttatatatagatataagaggcagagtggagtagatacaagcatttatttggaccgtgcttttaattggcaaaagctttgtcatctctcccccagcaactataaatattgtgggaagcgatgtgaggaagaatgacaggagtcgatctttttcttaacactctatagaccctacccaccgacgtcacaaaaccacgtgctcgctgtatggttccgcccacttgtccgtcattttgtctctgtattagcattggtttcaattgatcgaggaatttaaaatgcatttcatggaagacccggtgctttctgatgccgtaaactcactggatgtgttgcataaaaggcgttatgtggaaaagcttcgttctatacagtcgccagatccatatttgatgcctaaatcgatgatttttgaccggctgccttcgccgtctctgcctgaccctgatatttacaactatcttgtccacacaaaatcagcctattctcacgaaagtttgaaaaactttaagagcttggaggcttataaatgctacgttgctggttgggtgaaacaggtcctcgtacacgaaaattcggcaggaatcttgtgctcggaaggtgagttacgaaattttcaattcaaaatcttttgttcttgctaacatccactgtcgagtctaatgtatttcatgtcatttgtcaatggagctagggcttttaatgtttatatggattagcgatagcactctcactacatacatacgtgtatgttgtcggtgattagcctagcaatgatcttaattgtggttgtcagcccaaaaccctctaaatatatattaaatgcatcttaccagatataaaatgactactacataatctgtggtaatcgtttggagcccagttttctcgtcgaattgcagcagcccatctcgctctcttctctccgggtctctcggaatccggtagaacttcaagtctctccgtcttctccgtctatcttctctgttattgcaaccgaccgccacacacgccttcaccattttgattatcaaTGTtaccgagcagaaaaacacgccgtaaataggaggaatgtacgtagccgtaacaggtcaacactatgtgttgacggacaagtgggcggcaccagtcaggagagcggagttgtgacgtcacgtgggtagggtctataccaggggtccccaaccttttttgcaccacgtaccggtgttatttgggtcttttttttcacggaccggtgttctgacaaattttgcaacccatcaaaaattgcaacgatgcggttctgcgcatgcgcgtaacgttaaacatagccgcaaaatgcgcaaatgcagcgattccaaagtaaacactacaaactttcttgaaagaaatgaatattaacttacgtttgatcatggaaggacttgtagaaaagttctcctcagattcatcctgccatgtaagcttcacacaacagctgcacaccgcgctcaccattaacgacttcgccttgtcgttaaacattaattaagaagcccgcttcacaaagatacgatgttggaaattgtagcaaggttttcaacgctcttgtcgcgatgtcaggatattccagaatgactttaatccagaaccttggtagagttgttgtctcaaatgtacgtttaataaggtcgccgtcatttgcgatctctctgtttattcacaaacgggtcacgaatccactccttcgcagtttgtgggtctccgaggttgtaggctcgtcaggtgccctttcgccgtaaaaatatttccaaagacgtctgttttcctgttatcttcgctcgtgtgggggctaattatttccgggaacaaatgtgctgcgccgcggcatagtaatacgctattaccgaggacaagcgcacatagatatattatatacacaaacaagatgtactgctagcagtccaatcaatggacttctatgacaacattgtaatctatcccgtagtattatatctagagtagacagagatattggtgtgttaagcaggggcacagggttaattcggccagaatgaggtcgttattaaattatttttttctttgcggcccggtcgcaaatgcgccacggaccggtaccggtccgcggcccggcagatgaggacccctgctctatactgtacccaacgcagagaatatatagcatttgcagccaccacacagagtcatggttgcaccacttcccatcatgcatttgggcagaacagttaagtcgctacagtatcatttactgaaagctcaacaaatacactagatggcaatatttagtcacaatatacaaactcatatttatcctttaagaattacaagtctttctatccgtggatccctttcacagaaagagtgttaataaagttaatgccatcttgtggatttattgttataataaacaaatactgtacttatgtacattatgttgaatgtatacgtaTATCTGTcttttcttatctttccattccaacaataatttacagaaaaataaggcatattttagagatggtttgaattgcgatttattacgattaattaatttttaagctgtgattaactcgattaaaaattttaatcgtttgacagccctagttaaatgtacaccttatgcctaatacatacataagacaataaaacagaattgttgtggaactcaaaatgttgactggacagttatggactatgcacattaaatcattagtaacatcaaatattacacaatacaccaaagtatatcagtagccgtttctgatagttttcccctgacctttttactgcaatatgaaaacctgaaattattgcttttagttttggccaccccaagattttaagtggccccatctggccacccctatgaaaaatttctggaggcgccactgtacATTTCATTCACAAACATTTTTCGAATTTTGGACATTGGGTATTTACATACGGGTTTGCATTCTAAGGAAGAAAGGGCAGTTCTGCCTCAATGATTGGTTCATTCATAGAGGCTGGGTTCAGACATACTCGTATTTGATTGGCTTTTAAGAGAGTACAGGACCAATCATTGCGTAGATTTTTACTGGCTTCCGTGAATGACAATTCAGGAACTCCTGCTCATGCTCACACCGCATGTAGCGCAAAGAAGGAGGCGTAAACACTGACAGAGCTTTATAGCTAACGAGGTAAGTAATACACACGAACAGTGTACTGCGTGTGATTTACCACATACCGATGTCGAACGTATAACAAGTATGACGTTATATGCCAAGTGAATGTTGCACGTGGTTGCTTTCGCTTTCTTTCTCGGTTTGAGCGCATTTGCTGAGCGTCGGGACCTCAGTTAGGCCTGATAATAGCAGGCCATCACGACGACTTTGGTGTGTTTTTTTCTGCGCGGGAAATGTCGATTCTGTGTATATATTACCGCTGTAACTAAAcgggaatcaatcgttaaaaggGTTCACTTGACTTTACTGCGTTTGAACATTTTTCCTGTAGGAGACGGAAGCTGTATCGTCGTCTGAAGCGTGCATCTTGTTCGTGATAGTGCGGTGAAGTGCTAGCGTTGGTTAGCATGAAGCTCTGCTGGCTCGGTACTGCGCAGCAACATCAACGTGACTAGGCCCATGTTAGCATAGCTTCAACCTTTAGCATTGTTTTCCAACACCGTCGAAGCCCCTCATTCTTGTGTTCGGGGTCGAAACGGATCTTAAAACAAAAGTATTCACGTTatctttaaaagttttaatttgCATGGAGTTGGGCACTTGTAAAAAATAACACTGCGTGCTGTCAGAACTATTTTATTTGGCACTTTGCCTACAACGATGCTTTCATTTTGAATGTGCTGATTTAGGAACGTGGATAGATTTAAACAGTTTTAGGTGCCGTTCTCACTCAGTGTGAAAGCCAACCTTAACCTGGGTTTGAAGCAACACGTTTGTTTGCGTTCATCTAAGGTCAACGTGATGCCTGCCAAAATGTCATTTAACACGTTCACTGTTAGGTACTTAAAATGAGCTGCTTGATTGACAGATTAacccacatttttttcctgactTGATGTCTTCAGCGCCATCAGCAAAATGAAGTTCATCAAATGGCActcacaacatgattccatactGTAAGTTAGTTGGACAGTTGTAGATTACGTCAAAATCCTCACCCTGAAGCAATACCCTTGGTGGCAGTAGATTAGAAAACCCAAATCCAGGACGTAGTATCGtagatgttgacttttgtttcgatCCAGGTGCATACATCTGTTTTTAAATTCAAAgctttggccaaaagtttggttcCCAGCAATGgaatttaattgtttcagtggcaTATATGTCAATGTCAGGGCTCGTATTcatgtgtttttctgtttaggtTATGGAGATGAGCTGCAGCAGCGAGTGCTTTGGATGTGGCCGCTCAGGACACTGGATCAAACATTGCCCCAATGTGTGCGGTAGCGGTTCACGAGGACGTGGACGAGGCAGGGGACGATGCAAGGGTACTATTTTATTAAGGCCAGACCAGCAATAAATTGAAATCAAGTGTTGTCATTGCATAATTATAATGCTTTTCTGGAGAGAAGTTTAGTCCTGCTTGACAGTTTTAATATTTAAGCTCTCGGTGTTTCAGCAGACATGACCTGCTATCGTTGTGGCGACCTAGGCCATATGGCGAGGGACTGTGACCAAACTGAAGATGGTGAGCAATGCCCTCTGCTTAGTTGAGATGGCAACTGACGTTTTGATAACACCATTGAAGCGCCATGTCAGTTAATACCTCTTGGGAAGCTGTTGACACTTTCACCCCCTCCCTCCTTGCCTGCTCAGCATGCTACAACTGCCATAGGACTGGCCACATTTCTCGTGATTGCAAGGAGCCCAAAAAGGAGAGGGAGCAACTCTGCTACACTTGTGGCAAGTCCGGTCACATGGCCCGGGACTGCGATGCAAACGAGCAGAAATGTTACTCCTGCGGCGGCTTTGGCCACATCCAAAAGCTTTGTGACAAGGTGAAATGTTACAGGTGagtgttggctattctgtcctaTTGTCCAGAAGAGGTGTTCCCTTGaaaagcaaaatcttgactagcataaaaatataaatttactagggctgtcaaacgatcaaagtttttaatctagttagtcacagcttaaaaattaattaatcgtaattaattgatgccatatttttctgtaaattattgttggaatggaaaaataaggcacacgatggatatatatattcaacatactgtacataagtactgtatttgtttattatcacaataaatcaacaagatggcattaacatttttaactgttaaagcgatccatggatagaaagacttgtagttcttaaaagatgaatgttagtacaagttatagaaattttatattaaaacccctcttaatgttttcgtttaataaaatttgtaaaactttcagtcaaaaaataaactagtagctcgccattgttgaagttaataattacacaatagtgctaaaacccataaaatcagtcgcacccaagcgccagcagagggcgacaaaacaccctaaaacacaagtaacaagtgcacatgacactgctgtcattttaatctgtttgagcggggcatgtg contains these protein-coding regions:
- the cnbpa gene encoding CCHC-type zinc finger, nucleic acid binding protein a isoform X2 codes for the protein MEMSCSSECFGCGRSGHWIKHCPNVCGSGSRGRGRGRGRCKDMTCYRCGDLGHMARDCDQTEDACYNCHRTGHISRDCKEPKKEREQLCYTCGKSGHMARDCDANEQKCYSCGGFGHIQKLCDKVKCYRCGEIGHVAVHCTKASETNCYKCGKAGHLAKECTCEDTA
- the cnbpa gene encoding CCHC-type zinc finger, nucleic acid binding protein a isoform X1; protein product: MEMSCSSECFGCGRSGHWIKHCPNVCGSGSRGRGRGRGRCKADMTCYRCGDLGHMARDCDQTEDACYNCHRTGHISRDCKEPKKEREQLCYTCGKSGHMARDCDANEQKCYSCGGFGHIQKLCDKVKCYRCGEIGHVAVHCTKASETNCYKCGKAGHLAKECTCEDTA